DNA sequence from the Candidatus Krumholzibacteriia bacterium genome:
CCAGTCGGCGCGTGACCCGCGCGCGGTCCACGGTGCGAACCTGATCCAGCACCACGAATCCGGACTTCCCCTGGAAGCGGCATGCAATGCGGAATGGATACGCATGCCCGCCCGAAGTCATGGGTGCGACGATGAACGTGGGCATGCGCTCGTTGAGGACATCGGGAGAAACCACCACGCACGGGCGCGTCTTGCGAATCTCGCCGCCCTGTCCGTGACCGAGGCTCACGAGGATCACATCGCCGCGCCTCGCCCCGGGCGTCACCACTCCCACTCCTCATCGTCAAAACCGGTCGGCGCGGGCTCTTCAATCAAATAGCCTTCGCGGCGTTCCAGCAGCAGGTCAACGGCCTTCTCCCAGCC
Encoded proteins:
- a CDS encoding type II toxin-antitoxin system PemK/MazF family toxin, with protein sequence MTPGARRGDVILVSLGHGQGGEIRKTRPCVVVSPDVLNERMPTFIVAPMTSGGHAYPFRIACRFQGKSGFVVLDQVRTVDRARVTRRL